In Pseudomonas sp. ADAK2, the genomic window GGACCACCTCGTACTCACCGTATTTGCGCCGGACAAGGCAGGGCAGGTCGAGCGCATTGCCCAATGCATTGCCGAGCACGGCGGCAACTGGCTGGAAAGCCGCATGTCGCGCATGGCCGGGCAGTTCGCCGGGATTCTTCGGGTGGGCGTGCCGGCCGAAGCCTACGACGAACTGGTCGATGCCCTACAGGCGTTGTCCGCCCATGGCATTCGCGTGTTGATCGCGGAAAGCGGCATCGAGCAATCCTGCACCTGGAAGCCGATCGCCATGGAACTGGTGGGCAATGACCGGCCGGGGATCGTGCGCGACATCACGCGGTTGTTGAGCGAGCAGGGGGTGAACCTGGAACGGCTGGTCACCGAAGTACGTCCGGCACCGATGAGCAGCGAGCCGCTGTTCCACGCCGAAGCTATTCTCGCGGTGCCGCTGACCTTGTCGCTGGACGTCCTGCAATCGCGCCTGGAAACCCTGGCCGACGACTTGATGGTTGAATTGGTGCTGCGCAGCGAACCCTGACACAGGGTTATCCAAGTTATACGTGCACCTGCCTGTGGATAACCTGTAGAGACACCCCGCCAGGCCACGCCGGCCGGGGATCTTCAGGATCTGATCAAAAAACCAGCAGTTTCAACAAGTTGCGCACAAACAGCGGGGATCACGCTGTGGATAACCTTGGGAAGGATTGATGCAGGCCACGAAGAACGTGGCCTGTAGAGAATTGTACGTTTTTTGATCAGTTGCGCCGGCGCATGCTGATCACCGCATCAACGCTGTAAATCGCCAGGCCGGCCCAGATAAACATGAACGCCACCAACGTGCTGGACGACAGGTGTTCATCAAACAGCAGAACGGCTTGCAGCAAGACCAGCGTCGGCGCCAGGTATTGGAGAAATCCCAAAGTGGTGTAGGGCAAATGCCGCGCGGCGGCGTTGAAACATACCAGCGGCACCAGCGTCACCGGGCCGGCCGCCACCAGCCACCAGGCTTCGGAGGTGGTCCAGAACGCCGGTTGCGCACTGGCCGCCGACGG contains:
- a CDS encoding glycine cleavage system protein R, whose translation is MDHLVLTVFAPDKAGQVERIAQCIAEHGGNWLESRMSRMAGQFAGILRVGVPAEAYDELVDALQALSAHGIRVLIAESGIEQSCTWKPIAMELVGNDRPGIVRDITRLLSEQGVNLERLVTEVRPAPMSSEPLFHAEAILAVPLTLSLDVLQSRLETLADDLMVELVLRSEP